The Tautonia plasticadhaerens nucleotide sequence CAGAATCAGGATCCCGACGCCGTCTCCCCCCTCCGGGAGGCCGCCCGGGGCTCCGACTCCCCCCTCGCTCGGGTCCACGCCTCCTGGCTGCTCGACCACGCCGGGGACCTGGACGACGAGACCATCCTCGGCCTCCTCCGGGCCGACCACCCCCGCCTCCGGGAGCAGGGCGCCCTGCTCGCCGAGCGTCGGGTCGCCGACTCTCCCCCGCTCCAGGAGGCCCTGATCGCCCTGGCCGACGACCCCGACCCCCGGGTCCGCTTCCAGGCCGCCCTGGGGCTCGGATTCTGGGACTCCGACCGCATCCTCGACCCCCTGGCGACTATTGCCCTCCTGGGCGCCGATGACCGCTGGACTAGGGCCGCCGTCGCCAGCGCCGTCCCCGACCGGGCCGGGTCACTCGTCCTCACCCTCCTCTCCCCGGCCCACGACCTCGCCGACGATCCCGACCCCGGCCGCCTCGAACTCCTCCGGGAGCTGCTCGCCCTGGTCGGGGCCCGACGAGACCCCGACGAGTGCGCCTCCGTGCTCTCCGCCCTCTGGGCGATCGACCCGGATTCCAACCCCGATCGCTGGATCCTCGCCGGGCTCGACGGCCTCTCGGAGGGCCTCTCGCGGCGTGGCACCCGCCTCGACGCCTTCCTCGGCCAGCTCCCCGAATCCATCGCCGACCGCACGGCCGCCGCGCTCACCGGGTTCGCCGAGATCGCCGCCGACCCCGACCGCCCGGTCGAGGCCCGCACCGACGCCCTCCGGCTCCTCGCCCATGCCCCCTGGGACGTGGCCGCCCCCACCCTCTCCTCGATCCTCCTCGACGAGCCGATCCAGGACCTCCGGATCGCTTCGGCCCGCGCGCTTTCCTCCCGGACGGAGCCGGAGGTCGCCGCGATCCTGCTCGGACCCTGGCGGGCCCTCACCCCCGCCGTCCGCCGGGAGGTCGCCACCGCCCTGCTATCCCGCCCCGAGCGGGCCTCGGCGCTGCTCGACGCCCTCGACGCCGGGCTGCTCTCCCCCGGCGACCTCGACGCGACCCAGTCCCGTCGCCTGACCGACCACCGCTCCCCCGAGATCCGGGACCGGGCCCGATCCCTGCTCGCCTCCCGCCTCCCCGGCGACCGCGCCGAGGCGCTCGAACGCTACCGGGCCGCCCTCACACTCCCCGCCGACCCGCACCGGGGCCGGGAGGTCTTCCGAAGGGCCTGCGCCGCCTGCCACGTCATCGAGGGCGTCGGCACCGCCGTCGGCCCCGACGTCGGCGACACCCGCACCAAGACCAAGGAACAGCTCCTCTCCGACATCATCAACCCCAATGGGGCGATTGATGCGAATTACGTCACCTACACCGTCGCTACCGTCGACGGCCAGGTCCTCGGCGGCCTGATCGCCTCCGAGACGGCCTCCGCCCTCACCCTCCTCCGCGCCGAGGGCCAGTCCGACACCGTCCTGAAGCAGGACATCGAGGAGATGCGTTCCGACGGCATCTCCCTCATGCCCGAGGGCATCGAGAAGGACATCACCGTCGACCAGATGGCCGACCTGCTCGACTACCTCAAGGACTGGCGCTACATGGACGGCGCCGTCCCCGTGGGGGATGGGGGTTGAGCCTGATAGGATGGCGGTCGACTGCCGGCCCATTACAATCGGGGAGGGAGCCCCTGAATGTCTCAGTGCCGGGGATCGACCATTGGGAGTCGACGTCGCCGATGGGAATCACCGACTTCCTGGGGGGGAGGGGCGAGGCGATTGCCTTCGCCAGGCTCACGCGAATATGCCGGACAGACGCCGACCTGCCATTCTTCTGGCCGCATTTTCTGGGTGAGAAATGCGAGACCTTCGACTTCCTGGTGGAACTTGTCGACGCGGGGGAAAGAACGCCGTTCTTCTTCGTTCAAGTGAAGACCACACGCAAGAGCTTCACCACGACCCAGTCGCCGCCCCGGCTCCGGGTCGAGGTCGCCGAGAAAGACATCCGCCGGATGGCCTCATATCCGGCGCCGACCTACATCATCGGCGTCCAGGAAGTCGAGGAGCGAGCCTTCATCGTGTCGGTCCTCGGAACCATGTCGGACGCGATTTCGTCGATCTCGACGGCCCACGAGCTCACCGGTGAGACCCTTTGGCTGTTGTGGGACGAGGTCCGCGATTACTGGCGGGAACACGAGATGAGTCATCTGGCCTCGTCATTCCTGAACTGAGGTGACGCCGTGACGGAGGATGCAATCGCTCGGCTGATGGAGGATCGGGCACGGGCATTGGCCGCGATCATCCTGACCCGCAGGGGCGACCTGACGATCTCGGAGACCAGCCAGGAGGCCGGCCTGGATTTTCACGTCACCATCGCTCGCGAAGACAAGCCAATGCGGCTCATCTTCGGTGTCCTCATCAAGGGGATCCCCTCGCCCCTGACGATCGAACAGGCCGACCGGGTCCTCGGGCCGACGATGGGGCAGTTCCAGGGGATGAGGAAGTTCACCTACCCGGTCTGCCTGTTCTTCTTCACCCTCCGCGAGGACCAGGCGTTCTTCTCCTGGCTCGCCGAGCCGGCCCTGATCGGCGACGCCCCCAAGCTCGTCCACCATCGCGAGCCCCATTGCGTCCAACTGACCGATGAGCTCCTCGGGCGGGTCGTCGATCGGATTGTCGGCTGGTACGACGCGGTCGAGGCCGTGCTAATCGTCTAGCAGCGCCCTTCGTGTCGAGTCTCGACCGAGTCCGATCGTCCCCTCCATCGCCCGGAGCCCCACCCTCCCATGAGCGCCGCCCCGACCCCCGACCCGATCGCCCTGGCCGACCGCCTCGCCGCCCTGTACACGCCGGTCGTCGCCGACGTGCTCGACCGCATCGGCTACCGGGACCAGTGCCCCCGGGCCGACGTCCGGCCGCTGGCCCCCGACATGCGCTGCGCGGGAGTCGCCCGGACGGTGCACACGGTCGTCTCCCCGACCCTCGACCCCCCCGAGCCCTACAAGGGGGAGATGGAGGCCGTGGACGCGCTGAAGGCCGGCGACGTGATGGTCGTCTCCCGGTGCGAGTGGAGCTTCTGGGGCGAACTGCTCTCGACCGCCGCCCGGTACCGGGGCTGCCGGGGCGTCCTGATCGACGGCTTCACCCGGGACACGAAGGCGATCATGGAGATGGGCTACCCCGTCTTCTGTCGGGGCATCCACCCGGCCGACAGCCTCGGCCGGCTCGACGTCGACGCCTTCGACGTGCCCATCGAGTTCGGCGGCGTCTCCGTCCGCCCCGGCGACCTCGTCCTCGCCGACCACGACGGCATCGTCTTCGTCCCCGCCGTCGCCGCCGAGGAGGCGATCTCGAGGGCCGAGGAGAAGGTCCGGGGCGAGAACCTCGTCCGGGACAAGCTCGCCGAAGGGATGACCGTCACCGAGGCCTTCCGACGCTTCGG carries:
- a CDS encoding DUF4365 domain-containing protein, producing the protein MTEDAIARLMEDRARALAAIILTRRGDLTISETSQEAGLDFHVTIAREDKPMRLIFGVLIKGIPSPLTIEQADRVLGPTMGQFQGMRKFTYPVCLFFFTLREDQAFFSWLAEPALIGDAPKLVHHREPHCVQLTDELLGRVVDRIVGWYDAVEAVLIV
- a CDS encoding PVC-type heme-binding CxxCH protein; protein product: MTGRDRRPIGRTGARWRGLAAVGLMSLAVDPSALARQDEGRGPRGPEESAAQVQPDPGLRVELVAAEPDVTSPVAMAFDERGRLWVVEMRDYPNGPAEGRPPEGRIALLDDPDGDGRFERISTFADGLLFANGILPWKDGAVVTAAPHVVWLRDTDGDDRADRREVLYEGFAVENPQLRVSHPTLGLDGWIYVANGLRGGQVRRAGDPDAEPVDLSGRDFRFDPIHDRAEAVAGMGQYGLTFDDWGRRFVCTNRNHLVPIILEDRYARRNPYLAAPDPASDNQAAGGAASVFPLVDQFTTSSLHIGSFSAACGVTIYRGDLLPDPYRGSAFTCEPTGSLVHQEVLSPDGAGFDWHPPREGVEFLASTDPWTRPVSLAHGPDGALYVVDMYRAVIEHPQWMPPELRDRPDLLDGKDRGRIWRIVPEDRSEQPRRPDLASASTPDLVEALSHPDAWHRTTAQRLLLQNQDPDAVSPLREAARGSDSPLARVHASWLLDHAGDLDDETILGLLRADHPRLREQGALLAERRVADSPPLQEALIALADDPDPRVRFQAALGLGFWDSDRILDPLATIALLGADDRWTRAAVASAVPDRAGSLVLTLLSPAHDLADDPDPGRLELLRELLALVGARRDPDECASVLSALWAIDPDSNPDRWILAGLDGLSEGLSRRGTRLDAFLGQLPESIADRTAAALTGFAEIAADPDRPVEARTDALRLLAHAPWDVAAPTLSSILLDEPIQDLRIASARALSSRTEPEVAAILLGPWRALTPAVRREVATALLSRPERASALLDALDAGLLSPGDLDATQSRRLTDHRSPEIRDRARSLLASRLPGDRAEALERYRAALTLPADPHRGREVFRRACAACHVIEGVGTAVGPDVGDTRTKTKEQLLSDIINPNGAIDANYVTYTVATVDGQVLGGLIASETASALTLLRAEGQSDTVLKQDIEEMRSDGISLMPEGIEKDITVDQMADLLDYLKDWRYMDGAVPVGDGG
- a CDS encoding RraA family protein, with protein sequence MSAAPTPDPIALADRLAALYTPVVADVLDRIGYRDQCPRADVRPLAPDMRCAGVARTVHTVVSPTLDPPEPYKGEMEAVDALKAGDVMVVSRCEWSFWGELLSTAARYRGCRGVLIDGFTRDTKAIMEMGYPVFCRGIHPADSLGRLDVDAFDVPIEFGGVSVRPGDLVLADHDGIVFVPAVAAEEAISRAEEKVRGENLVRDKLAEGMTVTEAFRRFGVL
- a CDS encoding DUF4365 domain-containing protein, translating into MGITDFLGGRGEAIAFARLTRICRTDADLPFFWPHFLGEKCETFDFLVELVDAGERTPFFFVQVKTTRKSFTTTQSPPRLRVEVAEKDIRRMASYPAPTYIIGVQEVEERAFIVSVLGTMSDAISSISTAHELTGETLWLLWDEVRDYWREHEMSHLASSFLN